The Nitratidesulfovibrio sp. DNA segment ACCCTCGGTACGGTGCTGTTCGAGAACGCGGTACGCCATCTGCGCGGCCAGTAGGCCGCAGCTGCCCGGCCCCCGCACCGGTACCGTCACATATCCGCACGCAACGCGGGAAGGGAATGCACGCATCCCCTTCCCGCGCTTCGTTGTGCGGTGCCAGCACCTTTTCAAGCCGGGGCCGGGGCGGTATAGGCGGGTGAAGCGGGGCAAGGGTGTCCCCGGTGCAATCCGGCCCGGCGCGTACCGAACTGGCCCGGCATTTCCCCCATCCCATTCAGGAGGACGCACGCCATGATTCGCTGCCATGCCTGCGGCGCGGATGCCTCCACCGGCTGGGTGCTCGGCTTCGTGCCCTCGCCCGACAACCTGAAGATGGGCCTGTGCCGCGCGCACGACACCCCGGACAACCGCAAGCTGGTCAAGACGGCATGGCGCGCCCTGATGGAACGCGAAATCCGCGCCATGAACGAGCTTTCCGGCCACAAGGCAGGCGCGGTGCAGCGCTGGCGGCTGGATATCGCGTTCATCGACGGGGGCACGGTGACCCAGGACTGCCTGGAATGCACCACCACTCCGCAGGGTACCCTGCAAGTGCTGCTGCCAGACGGCACCCTGCGCTTCTACCCCCTGCCCCAGATTCGCCGCTACGACCTGCGCCCCGTGCCCGCCCCGACGGTGGACAAGGCGTAGACGCCGGGCGCGGGCATCCGGTCCATCCTCGCCTTCCGTATCGATTCACCCCTCCGGGCCGCTTCCCCCGCCCATACCGCCCTTTCCACGGTAGTTCCGGTGGCTCTTTCCTGCCCCCCCTGCCAGTCCCCTGCCCGAGTTGACAGCCATGGCCGGTGGATGCATATGCAAGCGCTTGCAAACGCCTGGCCCGCGCGGCCACCGCAACCGACAACCACGGAGACGCCCATGTACGCCGACGCCGCCACCGAAGCCGCCGTGAATGCCTTCATTGCCCAATGGACCGCCGGGGAAGACGGCGCGGGCGTGCTGCCCGTATTCACTGCCCTGTGCGACCACCTGCACACCCACGATGGCGCGGTGGCGGAATTCGTCAGCCGCCCCGGCGTCAGCCATTCGCTGCGCGGCACCTTTCCCGGTTGGGCCGCGCGCCCGCTGGCCGTGCTGGTGGACGTGATTGACGACGACCCTGCCGCGCGCTGGCTGTCGGTGTGCTTTCACGACGATTCCCTGACCGACCCGGAAGAGCGCGGCGACTGGATTCCCACCGGCCTCAACGGCAACGACGCCCGCTGCTTCAATCTGGAAGACGGCGACGAAGAGTTCATGCTCTACGTGAAGGATCGCATTTCCGAAGCCTTCGCCCACTGCCGCGCCAACGCGTAACCATCAATTATCCCAAATTCTCCTGTGGATCCATCGCACAGGAAACATTTCCGGGGCATGTTCGCCAGAACATGCCCCGGTCCCGTACGTACCCCGCACGCTGTAACGATCCGTCGGCGCAGCCGGTTCCTCCCCCACCCATGTCCTGCATCCGCGTTCATGCCCCGCGACGGATGCAACATGCCTGTCGACCAGCCCCACCATATACGGTACATGACGGACAGTCCGTACAGTCCTGCAACTCCCTCCCGGAGTGTACATGCGAAGGGGCCATGCTTCCGTCATCCCGCGTGACATGGCGCGTCTGCGCACCTCTGCCACGGGCATTCAGGTGCCGTCGGAACTGGTTGCCGCCTCCGGTTCCGAAATCCCCGCGCTTCTGGCCCGGCTGAAGACGACTCCGCATGGCCTTGCGCAGGGGCAGGCCGAACGTCGCCTGCGCCTGCACGGCGCCAACGCCGTCGTCACCGAGCGGAGTCACCCCCGCCTGCGCATGCTGGGCAAGGCACTACTCAATCCGCTCGTTATCCTGCTGCTGGTGCTGGCGGCGTTGTCGGCGCTCACGGGTGACATGCGGGCCTCCACCGTCATGGGCCTCATGGTCGTGCTGGGCGTGGGCCTTCGCTTCGTGCAGGAGGCAAGGGCCGATACCGCCGCAGCCCGGTTGCGCACCATGATTTCGGTAACGGCGACCGTGGAGCGCGAAGGCACCCCCCGCGAAATCCCCCTTTCGCACGTGGTGCCCGGTGACATCGTGCACCTGGCCGCAGGCGACATGATTCCTGCCGACGTGCGCCTGATATCGTGCAAGGACCTCTACGTCATCCAGGCGAGCCTGACCGGTGAATCGCTGCCCGCCGAAAAATCTGATCACGTGGAGGACGGCGCTGGCCGCAGCCCGCTTGAACTGCGCAACATCTGCTTTCTGGGAACCAGCGTCGGCAGCGGCACGGCCACGGCGGTGGTGGTGTCCACCGGGGGCGCCACATATCTCGGCAACATGGCCAGCGCCATCACGGACGCCCCACCGCCCACCAGCTTCGACAAGGGCGTGACCCGATTCACTTGGTTGATGATCCGCTTCATCGCGATCATGGTGCCCTTGGTGTTCGTCATCAACGGGCTGACCAAGCACGACTGGCATCAGGCCTTCTTTTTCGCCATGGCCGTGGCCGTGGGGCTTACCCCGGAAATGCTGCCCATGATCGCGACGGTGTGTCTTTCAAAGGGCGCGCTGGCCATGTCGCGCAAGCGCGTCATCGTCAAACGTCTCAACGCCATCCAGAACCTTGGCGCCATGGACATCCTGTGCACCGACAAGACGGGCACCCTGACCATGGACCAGGTGGTGCTGAAGCTGCACCTTGATGTGCGCCTGGACGAAGACGAAGCGGTGCTGGCACTGGCCTACACCAACAGCCACTTCCAGACCGGCCTGAAGAACGGCCTTGACCGGGCCGTGCTGTCGCATCATGAGCTGCATCAGGAACAGGGCATTCCGAAGTTTCGCAAGCTCGATGAGATTCCGTTCGATTTCCAGCGCAAGATCATGTCCGTGGTGGTGGAAACGCCCGACCACGTGGTGCGCCTGATCGCCAAGGGCGCATGCGAGGAAATCTTCCAGCGCTGCACCCTCTGTGAATTCGGGGGAACCACGGTGCAGTTGGACCAGGCGCTGCGGGCAACCGTGCACGCTGCTTACGAAAAATTGAGCGCCGACGGCTTTCGGGTGCTGGCGCTGGCCTATCGCGATATCACCGTTGAGGCCCCTGGGTCGGGGCCCGCGTTTTCGAAAAAGGACGAGGCGGACCTGACACTGCGCGGGTTCATCGCCTTTCTGGACC contains these protein-coding regions:
- the mgtA gene encoding magnesium-translocating P-type ATPase gives rise to the protein MRRGHASVIPRDMARLRTSATGIQVPSELVAASGSEIPALLARLKTTPHGLAQGQAERRLRLHGANAVVTERSHPRLRMLGKALLNPLVILLLVLAALSALTGDMRASTVMGLMVVLGVGLRFVQEARADTAAARLRTMISVTATVEREGTPREIPLSHVVPGDIVHLAAGDMIPADVRLISCKDLYVIQASLTGESLPAEKSDHVEDGAGRSPLELRNICFLGTSVGSGTATAVVVSTGGATYLGNMASAITDAPPPTSFDKGVTRFTWLMIRFIAIMVPLVFVINGLTKHDWHQAFFFAMAVAVGLTPEMLPMIATVCLSKGALAMSRKRVIVKRLNAIQNLGAMDILCTDKTGTLTMDQVVLKLHLDVRLDEDEAVLALAYTNSHFQTGLKNGLDRAVLSHHELHQEQGIPKFRKLDEIPFDFQRKIMSVVVETPDHVVRLIAKGACEEIFQRCTLCEFGGTTVQLDQALRATVHAAYEKLSADGFRVLALAYRDITVEAPGSGPAFSKKDEADLTLRGFIAFLDPPKETTAPAIRAIEALGVSLKVLTGDNDMVSRKICRDVGVPTEHVLTGAEIEAMDDAALASQVEQVTLFARLSPAHKQRIISALRGRGHVVGFMGDGINDAPALRAADVGVSVDTAVDIAKEAADVVLLEKSLMVLEQGIIEGRKVFANILKYVRMSASSNFGNMFSVLGASAFLPYVPMLPIQVLLNNLLYDVSQVPIPTDEVDAEQLAAPRPWALDRITRFILFFGPCSSLFDYATFGVMLHVFDCWAPDKAALFQTGWFVESILTQALIIHVIRTSRIPFVQSRASWPLILTTTGIMAFGMWLPYSPMADALGMVALPPLYWPLLAGMSLGYVLLTQGVKMLLQRKRWI